One window of the Pedobacter ginsengisoli genome contains the following:
- a CDS encoding TCR/Tet family MFS transporter, protein MATSRKAALSFIFITLLLDVIGIGLIIPVFPQLIEQLIGGNISQASQWSGWLTFVYAIMQFVCAPIIGNLSDKYGRRPVLLLSLFGFGIDYIFLALAPTIWWLFVGRIIAGIFGASMTTATAYIADISTKENRAQNFGMIGAAFGVGFIIGPALGGLLGEMGPRVPFVAAAILTLINVVYGYFVLPESLDKEHRRVFEWKRANPLGSLIQLKKYKGLGGLITALVFLYIASHSVQSTWTFINIEKFHWSTSMIGVSLTVVGVLVAAVQGGLIRFINPKLGNEKSIYVGFLLYAVGLFLFAFASKSWMMFAFLVPYCLGGIAGPALQAIMSGNVPQNEQGELQGALTSLMSVTAIIGPLFMTNLFAWFTRPGATIKFAGAPFLAGAILMLISVLIAFRTMKGHSFINRKNA, encoded by the coding sequence ATGGCAACATCCCGAAAGGCTGCATTAAGTTTTATTTTTATCACCTTACTACTCGATGTTATTGGCATTGGCCTTATCATCCCCGTTTTTCCTCAATTAATTGAGCAGCTAATTGGTGGCAATATTAGTCAGGCATCCCAATGGAGTGGTTGGCTTACCTTTGTTTACGCCATTATGCAATTTGTTTGCGCTCCGATTATAGGAAATCTAAGTGATAAATATGGCCGACGCCCTGTGCTGCTCTTATCTCTGTTCGGATTTGGGATAGACTATATTTTCCTTGCCTTAGCTCCTACCATTTGGTGGTTGTTTGTGGGCCGTATTATCGCTGGTATTTTTGGGGCAAGCATGACCACTGCAACGGCATATATAGCAGACATTAGCACAAAAGAAAACCGGGCACAGAATTTTGGAATGATTGGGGCTGCATTTGGCGTAGGTTTTATTATTGGCCCAGCCTTAGGGGGTTTACTTGGAGAAATGGGGCCAAGGGTACCTTTCGTAGCTGCAGCCATATTAACATTAATCAATGTGGTCTATGGTTATTTTGTATTGCCCGAGTCTTTAGACAAAGAACACAGGCGTGTTTTTGAGTGGAAAAGAGCCAATCCTCTTGGATCATTAATACAGCTGAAAAAATACAAAGGTCTTGGCGGTTTAATTACAGCACTTGTTTTTTTATATATAGCCAGCCATTCTGTTCAAAGCACATGGACATTTATCAATATTGAGAAATTTCATTGGAGTACCTCTATGATAGGGGTATCCTTAACTGTTGTAGGTGTTCTTGTGGCAGCAGTGCAGGGAGGGCTAATCCGTTTCATCAACCCGAAATTAGGTAATGAAAAAAGCATTTATGTAGGTTTTCTGTTATATGCTGTAGGCCTGTTTCTTTTTGCTTTCGCTTCAAAAAGCTGGATGATGTTTGCTTTTCTTGTACCCTACTGTCTTGGTGGCATAGCAGGACCCGCATTACAGGCAATCATGTCGGGCAATGTTCCACAAAATGAACAAGGCGAATTACAAGGTGCCTTAACAAGCTTAATGAGTGTAACTGCAATTATAGGCCCGCTGTTCATGACAAACTTATTTGCCTGGTTTACAAGACCCGGTGCAACAATTAAATTTGCGGGGGCTCCATTTCTTGCCGGAGCGATATTGATGCTAATTAGCGTATTAATTGCCTTTAGAACAATGAAAGGCCATTCATTTATAAACAGAAAAAATGCTTAG
- the obgE gene encoding GTPase ObgE, which yields MSQGSNFVDYVKICCRSGKGGAGSAHLHRDIRTSTGGPDGGDGGRGGHIILRGNAQFWTLLHLKYRKHIIAQDGAPGSSGTSTGKQGKDEILDVPLGTIAKDAETGNVLFEITQDGETKILTPGGRGGLGNWHFKTPTLQTPRFAQPGESGKEEWMVLELKVLADVGLVGFPNAGKSTLLSVLSAAKPEIADYPFTTIVPNLGIVSYRDSKSFVMADIPGIIEGASKGKGLGYRFLRHIERNSVLLFMVPADTQRTIAQEYEILKAELKEYNPELMQKPHLLAITKSDMLDEELVAEMKKELPKNIPAIFISSVAQKGLVELKDMLWTAINS from the coding sequence ATGTCACAAGGTTCCAATTTTGTAGATTATGTTAAAATATGCTGTCGCTCTGGAAAAGGAGGGGCGGGTTCTGCACACTTGCACCGGGACATTCGAACTTCTACCGGTGGACCTGATGGTGGAGATGGTGGTCGTGGTGGACATATCATATTAAGAGGTAATGCCCAGTTTTGGACTTTACTTCACTTAAAGTATCGCAAACACATTATCGCTCAGGATGGTGCCCCGGGTTCAAGCGGTACATCAACGGGCAAGCAAGGTAAAGATGAAATCCTTGATGTTCCTCTGGGTACTATTGCCAAAGATGCTGAAACCGGAAACGTTCTTTTTGAGATTACCCAGGATGGAGAGACCAAGATTCTTACTCCAGGAGGAAGAGGAGGCTTAGGCAACTGGCACTTTAAAACACCTACCTTGCAAACCCCTCGTTTTGCACAGCCAGGAGAATCTGGAAAAGAGGAGTGGATGGTGCTTGAACTTAAAGTTCTTGCCGATGTAGGCCTTGTCGGATTCCCTAATGCAGGAAAATCAACGTTATTATCGGTGCTTTCTGCTGCCAAGCCTGAAATTGCGGATTATCCATTTACCACTATTGTACCTAATTTGGGTATTGTGTCTTACAGAGACAGCAAGTCTTTTGTAATGGCAGATATTCCCGGGATTATAGAAGGGGCTTCCAAGGGTAAAGGATTAGGATATAGATTTCTCAGACATATAGAACGTAACTCTGTGTTGCTGTTCATGGTGCCTGCCGATACACAAAGAACAATAGCTCAAGAGTACGAGATTCTCAAAGCAGAGCTTAAGGAATATAATCCTGAACTTATGCAAAAACCACATTTACTAGCCATCACCAAATCAGACATGCTTGATGAAGAACTGGTAGCAGAAATGAAGAAAGAGCTCCCTAAAAATATTCCTGCTATATTTATTTCATCAGTAGCACAAAAGGGATTGGTTGAATTAAAAGATATGCTTTGGACTGCTATTAATAGCTAA
- a CDS encoding adenylate kinase, translated as MLNFVLFGPPGAGKGTQSEKLIEKYQLIHISTGDLFRAHIKNQSPLGQRVSALIAEGQLVPDEITIAMLEEEVDKNPNAKGFIFDGFPRTVPQAEALDEFLESKGSSIAGVIALDVDQEELTKRIAQRQIETGRVDDQADKLQKRIEEYFSKTIHVLPYYEGQNKLSKVNGIGKIDDIFADLSAVIDKY; from the coding sequence ATGCTTAATTTTGTTCTCTTTGGCCCACCGGGTGCAGGCAAAGGCACCCAATCAGAAAAATTAATTGAGAAGTATCAGTTAATTCACATTTCAACAGGCGACCTTTTTAGGGCCCATATTAAAAATCAATCTCCTTTGGGACAGCGCGTAAGTGCCCTGATTGCAGAAGGACAATTGGTGCCTGATGAAATTACAATCGCTATGCTGGAGGAAGAAGTTGATAAGAATCCAAATGCTAAAGGATTTATATTTGATGGTTTCCCACGTACAGTACCTCAGGCTGAAGCATTAGATGAGTTTCTTGAGAGCAAAGGAAGTTCAATTGCAGGTGTAATAGCACTTGATGTAGACCAGGAAGAACTGACTAAGCGCATTGCACAGAGACAAATAGAGACTGGTCGTGTTGATGATCAGGCTGATAAATTGCAGAAACGTATAGAGGAGTATTTCAGTAAAACGATCCATGTTCTGCCCTATTATGAGGGACAAAATAAGTTAAGTAAAGTGAATGGTATCGGAAAAATCGATGACATTTTTGCTGATTTAAGCGCTGTAATAGATAAATACTAA